DNA from Vitis vinifera cultivar Pinot Noir 40024 chromosome 19, ASM3070453v1:
CAGTCCTTCCATTCACTCACATTTTGAAAGGCCTTGTGACAACTGAGCTATTAGCAAGCTCATGAGTGGATACAACTCACTAAAAACACCATTCCATTGTTAAGAGCACAATATCATAGCTGAGCGATTCCTCAGAATTAGTTGTGGAAAGCCATTCAGATCAAGCCAATATGTGAAATCCCCTATAGAAGGGTCATCTGTGCAATTCTACGATGATAGGAACCCATCCAGACCTGTGACTGTGTTTCTTCCAAATATAATGCCTTGCAGCAGAGTATTGCGTGGATAATCGTAACTCTGCCATGGGAAGTTGTCTGGATAACTGTCATCTCCAATTTTCAtgacaatattttcaaattccaaaagCTGAGCATTTGGACTTTCTGCATGAATGGATTATAATACGATGCTATTAGCAACACTGGGAATGGGGAATTTTCCTGGTCCATGACCTTTAAAATTCCCGATGAATTGCTGAGTGGGAATTATACCAGTCTCCATAGACACTTTCCTGTATCATATCCCAAAGTCTGAATTTGTAGAATCATCTAGGCTGACAAACCCCAGTATAAAGCTGCCAACAGCTCCAATGCTTACCTCACTATCTATAAAGTGCTTATTTACTGTTGACTTACATAGAACAAGACAATTTTAGTTGGTTGGCCATGATTGATCAATCATTTTCCCTGAATATATATTCTAGCATTAAGTGGCATATATTCCCTtcatataaataacaaaatcaatCCCAATTTGCAGCAAGAATCTATGTAAATCTCACATGTCAGCCCCATAAAATAATTAAGCACATTAGTTATTTGTTTTCGGTTTCACTATGATTTCTGTGAATTGTTTATATACATAACCTCTTGTTCTTGATGCTAAAAGGTTAAAaggtcatatttttctttttagtttttttactttttcgaACATGTTAAAATGGAAATCTCATTAATGATTCCAGAGAGAAACCAAAACCCTTTTTAGAAGAAATGAAATATCAACAAAAGACCAAAAACAGAGTCAAGGTTTCCCCAACATGGTGCAAGTAATTAGTACTTTTGAAAAGAACAACTTTCTTATATGGACAACTTCTATTATGGAACTTATACCATGAATAACTATCATCATCCAGACAAAAAGCAATGACAAAGATTTATCACCTCATAACATCTTAGATGAGTCTTTTGTTAGGAGCTAAGTAGTGTGATTGTGAAAAGTTGCCAAAAGTAGTCGAAAGTTTAGCTTATATGGTCACAGGTCCAAAGACAACAAAACAACAACAAGAAGCATCTTCTATCGAGCTTCCAACACCGTGATGGTGGGTTGAATACTAGACGAAGAATTTGCTTCCATCATATTCTTATCAGTGAAGAAACAAGGCTCTTTGGGCTGAGGTAATGCACCCTCACTACTCAACATCAAAACCACATAATGCATGTTTGGTCGATCCTCTGGGAAACGTTGTACACATAATAGACCCAAATTGATTGAGCGTAGCACTTCAGATAGATTGCAGGTGTTCCCCATTGATGCATCAATAAATTCTGAAGACCTATCTTCTATAAAGAGTGCCCATGCCTAGACAGTTTAAAGGAGGATCAgcactatttttaaatattgaaataagGAAATATTACCTAATACTTACATGCCCAAGAAGATTAAGGTCATGGTCTGGGTtgttaaatcctctatttctcttCCCACTTATAATCTCTAGAACCAAAACACCAAAGCTAAAGACATCGGATTTTGTGGAATACAATCCTTCACTTGCATACTCTGGAGACATATAACCTCTACAAGAAACCGTTgaaaaaaaagggttaaatTTACAAGCAATGGAGATAAAGACTTTATACATATCACTAAATATACTTACAATGTTCCAACCACTCTTGTTGTGTTTGCTTCAGTTTCATTTCCTCCAAAAATTCTTGCTATTCCAAAGTCTGAAATTTTGGGTGTCATTTCATTATCTAGTAAAATGTTTTCTGCTTTGAGATCTCTATGGATTATCCTGAGTCTAGAATCTTGATGAAGGTAAAGCAAGCCTCGAGCAATCCCATTGATAATGAGGAAGCGCCTAGGCCAATCTAGTACTCCACTTCGCATCTGATCTGcccatttttttatcattcaagttaACTCATTGTACTACATggattattgaaaataaatgggaaatatttcaagaaacaaattattacaaattccatgagagttgttcatagcaatgacacataaaaataaaaagtgagtatACTTGAAACTCATTTTCAATGATTAAAGAACACTATCAAGGAGACAGAAATGGATCATAATGGATCTTAATGGTAGGGTTCCAAACCCCTAGCTTTTCAAATAAGAGTCAAAATGttagagaaaatggaaatacaAAAGATTTTCTAGATAAATGCATCTATGCTTTATCTTGTTCCCAGGAATTTTCTTTGCAATCGGTTAAATGCATTGTAAATAAAGAATTTCCCAAGCATGGATAGgagatgagaaagaaaagagaagtcACTCGACTAGACAAACAAACTATATAGTGGTTTTATAGAGACAAACCAAAAATGAAACGGTCCAAGCTTTTGTTGGGCATGTATTCATAGATCAGCATCCTTTCTCGACCTTGAATGCAACATCCAAGAAGCTTTACAAGATTTCGATGTTGAAGTTTTGCAATGGattcaacttcatttttgaactctTTTAATCCTTGTCTAGAAGTTTTTGACAGCATCTTCACTGCTATTTCTTGTCCTTCTTGCAATATTCCCTGAAaatatcattcttttttattttgaaagctTTACAAATTAGATGAAACTTCTCAATATTTAAAATGAGGAGTCCTAAACAAACTAGTGACTCAAAAATATTGACACATATACTGGCTACAAGACATTACAACATATAGCGGCCTTGATACTTGTTGCTTCATGTAGATTCTATGAGGATTGGGAACATTAACTACTTCTCAAGATGCTTAGTTGTATCTCTGTTGTGTGTTATTAAATTGTAAGTTGTCTTCTGCTAAAAAAGTAGAGTATACCCTTACCTTATACACAGGTCCAAAACCACCCTCTCCAAGCTTATTATCTCTAGAAAAGTTATTAGTGGCATTCAATAATATATCCAAGTCAAATAATGGTAACTCTAGATGCTCATGGCCTTCATCTCCTAAATTGTGTTCCATGTATCCtacaaaatggaaaaaggaaTGAAGAATTAAAAGGATGCATGAATCATATAGACAAAAAAACTTGAACTTAACCCATTTCAAAGCCTACATcatttcatcatttatcaaacCAAGCCAGGTCAATCCCTTGCTCCTTTTTTGATTAATACATAATCAAACGTGTGGAAGTACTTTATAGAGATACAAGCACTATGATTTGTTActtactttttctctttagctgcttcttcctcttcttcagcATATACAAGGTCAGGACTAGACTTAAAAGAACTATTCCAGTAATTGATATAGAGATGACAATGACCTGCTTTTGCTTCTTCTTGGAGCTGCTATTTGTGCTTGAAAAAGCATCTTGACACAGATGGAAAGAAATTAAGCAAGAAAGCCAGgcaataaaatagaaaaactatAAATTCCTGTGAGTAGCAACTGCTGATCCTAAATGTATTTGAAGTTTACGACCATGAAAGCAGGAGTTCAAGGAACTGCAGTTGCCATAGGATTTTAAGGCACAAGTCAGTTGTGTTCATGTGTTCTAGCATCTAGCTCACTATAATtgaaatccaaaagaaaaaatttcaaacttttgaGTGGACCTCTGCTTTTACACTCTAGTCTTCAGAAAATAAGCATGTTATTCCAGGAAATAATGTGCTTGGTAGTTGGTCTCAGATTTTTCACATCAGCAATAACTGAGACAGAGGTCAAGCTTTAAGTCGCAAAATCAAGGGATGAAACTAGAGGCATGTATGCAAGGTGTGCAACTGATTAAAAACCTTTGAATAAATATACGATGGAATTTGTATCAGATTTATGTTTCTCaggtaagaaaaagaaaagttcatACCTAAGTCTGCTGCAGCCATCCTTACATAAAACTCTTGCCCATTTTGAGTAAAGTCTCTGATGTCAATCAATTCACCAAACCAGAGCAAGCATCCGCTTCCTCCTCCTCTGATATCTAAATTTCCATAAGCAGTGCAAGAGCAGTTCCTCAAGCAGAGGGAAGCACATTCCTTAAGGTTCATGCTTTCATT
Protein-coding regions in this window:
- the LOC104877534 gene encoding G-type lectin S-receptor-like serine/threonine-protein kinase At4g27290, whose translation is MDALTTAVFIFFYVFSLLRISAAVDTITVNQPIRDGETITSTGGTFELGFFSPGNSKNRYLGIWYKKVAPRTVVWVANRESPLTDSSGVLKVTQQGILVVVNGTNGILWNSNSSRSAQDPNAQLLESGNLVMRNGNDSDPENFLWQSSDYPGDTLLPGMKFGWNRVTGLDRYLSSWTSADDPSKGNFTYGIDLSGFPQLLLRNGLDVEFRAGPWNGVGFSGLPQVIENSVTKFHFVSNEKEIYFSYSLVDSSVMMRLVLTPDGYSRRSTWTDKKNEWTLYTTAQRDHCDNYALCGGYGICKTAQSQTCDCMKGFRPKFQINWDMADWSSGCVRSTPLDCQTDGFVKLSGVKLPDTRNSSFNESMNLKECASLCLRNCSCTAYGNLDIRGGGSGCLLWFGELIDIRDFTQNGQEFYVRMAAADLDAFSSTNSSSKKKQKQVIVISISITGIVLLSLVLTLYMLKKRKKQLKRKRYMEHNLGDEGHEHLELPLFDLDILLNATNNFSRDNKLGEGGFGPVYKGILQEGQEIAVKMLSKTSRQGLKEFKNEVESIAKLQHRNLVKLLGCCIQGRERMLIYEYMPNKSLDRFIFDQMRSGVLDWPRRFLIINGIARGLLYLHQDSRLRIIHRDLKAENILLDNEMTPKISDFGIARIFGGNETEANTTRVVGTLGYMSPEYASEGLYSTKSDVFSFGVLVLEIISGKRNRGFNNPDHDLNLLGHAWALFIEDRSSEFIDASMGNTCNLSEVLRSINLGLLCVQRFPEDRPNMHYVVLMLSSEGALPQPKEPCFFTDKNMMEANSSSSIQPTITVLEAR